A stretch of Besnoitia besnoiti strain Bb-Ger1 chromosome V, whole genome shotgun sequence DNA encodes these proteins:
- a CDS encoding hypothetical protein (encoded by transcript BESB_061350), which produces MDGSIAGVESASVQQGTPVPRESNSDGHLGLAIASQNVESTDQLDYHPEASSQLVPQSRLSKRHRREPAELALKIHAKRSQFSVSPSRVLGMILAISLLVFGVAYKVTRCMRGKSGVPSSLKADGVGARRLAAQGAPISDGAFTVDMLKECLVDLEEVLEPTAEVQNAGRRAWRRSALSLLSSPLLARVSTYLVVGFLLFKAAASIASTVDESLVSQCAICAVCAAGALLMFLYLKRGLPIWAKAKRKQRSDAALRSLLREAIERKPSIPEEETLMDMDEPELGDIALEFSMPGEWDPPSSSGDLEFWQARDR; this is translated from the coding sequence ATGGATGGCTCTATCGCCGGGGTGGAATCCGCGTCGGTCCAGCAAGGGACGCCGGTGCCTCGAGAAAGTAACAGCGACGGGCACCTGGGTCTCGCTATCGCATCTCAGAATGTAGAGAGCACGGACCAACTAGACTACCATCCGGAAGCTTCGTCTCAGCTCGTCCCGCAGAGTCGGCTCTCGAAGCGACATCGGAGGGAGCCCGCCGAGCTGGCCCTCAAAATCCACGCCAAGCGGTCGCAGTTTTCAGTCTCTCCGAGCCGCGTGCTGGGCATGATTTTGGCGATCAGCTTACTCGTTTTCGGAGTCGCATACAAGGTTACTCGATGTATGCGGGGGAAATCAGGTGTACCGTCTTCTCTGAAGGCAGATGGggtcggcgcgcgacgactCGCCGCACAGGGGGCCCCCATATCGGATGGCGCTTTCACCGTCGACATGCTTAAAGAATGCTTGGTTGATCTGGAGGAAGTCTTGGAGCCGACTGCCGAAGTACAGAACGCAGGAAGAAGGGCTTGGCGGAGGAGTGCTTTGTCTCTCCTTTCCAGCCCACTGCTGGCCCGCGTGTCCACTTATTTGGTTGTAGGCTTCCTGCTTTTTAAGGCGGCGGCAAGTATAGCCAGCACTGTAGACGAATCACTTGTTTCCCAGTGTGCCATCTGCGCAgtctgcgctgcaggagcgctACTGATGTTTTTATACCTTAAAAGGGGACTGCCAATCTGGGCAAAGGCGAAGCGCAAACAGAGGTCGGATGCCGCTCTCCGCTCGCTTTTGAGAGAAGCGATCGAACGCAAGCCCAGCATCCCCGAGGAGGAAACGCTCATGGATATGGACGAGCCGGAGCTGGGTGACATAGCACTGGAATTTTCCATGCCGGGTGAATGGGacccgccttcttcttccggaGATCTAGAATTTTGGCAGGCCCGCGATCGGTGA